One Candidatus Dadabacteria bacterium DNA segment encodes these proteins:
- a CDS encoding TolC family protein, producing the protein MTAPFPNPIFAAFKRALLPPLLVAALALLAAPPAGGRTLSLEEAEGMAVNASLEVRLAGTEVRMSEGRRREASSRYYPNIRARIIPNVRKGFELDFLERESGFFADQILWDFGRTRNRVKARRGLVKAAKMSKEDAERDAVRRARKAFFLVILEEARLSYAEKSHGLSGMRLERSRILERNGRISNLELAEQESEERSTLFEKRRAENAVEAARFELFQLLGLEGENNITLESPEDLEFEARPAGEIVASALKGNARLRGLTERLKSDEANVRAARAEYLPVIYGRVAYRFEGEGADEESRSFIAGAGATVPIFEGFSRPAKVERMRAAQKNTEIKIALERQHLERDIRRLLLEITHADANIMLSRQVLGTAQEKLILAREKEKLGAGSILDLKFAEKEYAKFYLKYEESVYNRRVLLVDLMFLVGGLPPGETEKGGEN; encoded by the coding sequence ATGACCGCTCCTTTTCCAAACCCCATATTTGCCGCTTTCAAGCGGGCGCTTCTCCCGCCGCTTCTGGTTGCCGCGCTCGCTCTGCTTGCCGCGCCGCCCGCCGGGGGGCGGACGCTTTCGCTTGAAGAGGCGGAGGGCATGGCGGTTAACGCCAGCCTTGAGGTGCGGCTTGCCGGAACGGAGGTCAGGATGAGCGAGGGGCGGCGGCGGGAGGCGTCCTCGCGCTACTATCCCAACATCCGGGCGCGGATTATCCCCAATGTCCGGAAGGGGTTTGAACTGGATTTTCTGGAAAGGGAATCCGGCTTCTTTGCCGACCAGATTCTCTGGGATTTCGGACGCACAAGAAACCGCGTCAAAGCGCGGCGCGGCCTTGTCAAGGCGGCGAAGATGTCAAAAGAGGACGCCGAAAGAGACGCCGTCCGCCGGGCTCGCAAGGCGTTTTTTCTGGTCATTCTGGAAGAGGCGCGCCTCTCTTATGCGGAAAAAAGCCACGGCCTCTCCGGGATGAGACTTGAAAGAAGCAGGATTCTTGAAAGAAACGGGCGCATATCAAACCTTGAACTCGCCGAGCAGGAGTCCGAGGAAAGGAGCACGCTGTTTGAAAAACGGAGAGCGGAAAACGCCGTTGAAGCCGCCCGCTTTGAACTCTTTCAACTTCTCGGTCTGGAGGGCGAAAACAACATCACGCTTGAATCTCCGGAGGATTTGGAGTTTGAAGCCCGCCCCGCCGGTGAGATAGTCGCCTCCGCCCTCAAAGGCAACGCCCGCCTGCGGGGTTTGACGGAGCGGCTGAAGAGCGATGAGGCAAACGTCCGCGCCGCGCGCGCCGAATACCTGCCCGTGATTTACGGAAGGGTCGCCTACAGGTTTGAGGGGGAGGGCGCGGATGAGGAATCAAGAAGTTTTATTGCGGGCGCGGGCGCGACCGTGCCGATCTTTGAAGGGTTTTCCCGTCCGGCAAAGGTGGAGCGGATGCGAGCCGCTCAAAAGAACACGGAGATAAAGATCGCCCTTGAGCGGCAGCATCTTGAGAGAGACATCAGGCGGCTGCTGCTTGAGATCACCCACGCCGATGCGAACATAATGCTCAGCAGGCAGGTTCTGGGCACGGCGCAGGAGAAGTTGATACTCGCCCGCGAGAAGGAAAAACTGGGCGCGGGCTCAATACTGGACCTGAAATTTGCCGAAAAAGAATATGCAAAATTTTACCTCAAATATGAGGAATCGGTGTATAATAGAAGGGTGTTGCTTGTGGATTTGATGTTTCTTGTCGGCGGTCTTCCGCCCGGAGAGACGGAGAAAGGGGGTGAAAATTGA
- a CDS encoding efflux RND transporter periplasmic adaptor subunit: protein MKLFDNTFAMFGAMSGRLRLAVLAVLALSLWVGMSLREGSTQYVIRTVSVGSVVSTITSVGTLKHFEEIEIHSSIPGTVTEVLKDRSEQVAKDDVLVRLDATALKSRYEKARAEFETAEADFKYQSELYEKRLTSANDYNKARIATEQTRAEFAEAERMLKATEIKSPIEGTVIHRSVEVGRSVDNTGGMLMKVAGSPDRMRLLIRVSEADIGRIAEGQMVLFTVPAFRNQTFTGEILSVPGAPLDDKGAVAYEVMASVENKDHTLKSGMTADVTVRIARVDDVVRVPTSALRFLPSDGSAHASGSAVWVRAVTGELRRIPVAVGESNEIYAEITAGEITEGDKVVVGVVSAGAGEEDSGGMSLPQPKRF from the coding sequence TTGAAACTGTTTGACAATACATTTGCCATGTTTGGCGCGATGAGCGGTCGGCTTCGCCTCGCCGTTCTTGCCGTTCTTGCCTTATCTCTGTGGGTCGGCATGTCTCTGCGGGAGGGCTCCACGCAATACGTTATCAGGACGGTTTCGGTGGGCAGTGTTGTTTCCACCATAACCTCGGTCGGAACTCTCAAGCATTTTGAGGAGATTGAAATACACAGTTCAATCCCCGGCACGGTTACCGAGGTGCTCAAAGACAGGAGCGAGCAGGTTGCCAAAGATGACGTTCTCGTCCGTCTTGACGCCACCGCGCTGAAATCGCGCTACGAAAAGGCGCGGGCGGAGTTTGAAACCGCCGAGGCGGACTTCAAATACCAATCGGAACTTTACGAAAAACGCCTCACCTCCGCCAATGACTACAACAAAGCGCGCATTGCCACCGAACAGACGCGGGCGGAGTTTGCCGAAGCCGAAAGAATGCTCAAGGCGACCGAGATAAAGTCTCCCATTGAGGGGACGGTCATCCACCGCTCGGTTGAGGTGGGGCGCTCCGTTGACAACACGGGCGGGATGCTTATGAAGGTGGCGGGAAGCCCCGACCGTATGAGGCTTCTTATCCGCGTCAGCGAGGCGGACATAGGGCGCATTGCCGAAGGGCAGATGGTTCTGTTCACCGTTCCGGCTTTCAGAAACCAGACATTCACCGGAGAGATACTCTCCGTTCCCGGCGCCCCGCTTGATGACAAGGGCGCGGTCGCCTACGAGGTTATGGCGTCCGTTGAAAACAAAGACCACACGCTTAAATCCGGCATGACGGCGGATGTGACGGTAAGAATAGCGCGGGTTGACGATGTTGTCCGCGTTCCCACCTCCGCGCTCCGGTTTCTGCCTTCGGACGGCTCGGCGCACGCTTCGGGTTCCGCCGTCTGGGTAAGGGCGGTTACGGGCGAGTTAAGGCGCATTCCCGTTGCTGTGGGAGAGAGCAATGAGATATATGCGGAGATCACGGCCGGGGAGATAACCGAGGGCGACAAGGTGGTTGTCGGCGTTGTTTCGGCGGGGGCCGGAGAGGAAGACAGCGGAGGCATGTCTCTGCCGCAGCCAAAACGTTTTTAA
- a CDS encoding ABC transporter ATP-binding protein has translation MPSPKPVIALSEIEKSYLSGDEPVRVLRGVSLDIFAGDLIGIVGSSGSGKSTLMNILGLLDIQDSGGYRFEGREVLSLSAGQLSEIRRERIGFVFQSFNLLSRSTAQENVELPLMYGGVSPAKRRRRALEMLASVGLSDRSAHMPSQLSGGQQQRVAIARALCADPAVILADEPTGNLDSKNTLEIMDLLGRVNEEGTTVVMITHEKDVADSCRRVVAMRDGKIV, from the coding sequence ATGCCGTCCCCGAAACCGGTAATAGCCCTTTCGGAAATTGAAAAGTCATACCTTTCTGGCGATGAGCCCGTGCGGGTTTTGCGCGGCGTTTCTCTGGACATCTTTGCGGGCGACCTTATAGGCATTGTCGGCTCTTCGGGTTCGGGCAAAAGTACCCTGATGAACATACTGGGCCTTCTGGACATTCAGGACAGCGGTGGCTACCGGTTTGAGGGGCGGGAGGTTTTGTCTCTTTCCGCCGGTCAGTTGTCCGAGATCAGGCGGGAGCGCATAGGGTTTGTATTTCAGAGTTTCAACCTGCTTTCGCGCTCAACCGCGCAGGAAAATGTGGAACTTCCCCTGATGTACGGGGGCGTTTCCCCGGCAAAGAGGCGGCGGCGCGCCCTTGAGATGCTCGCCTCGGTCGGGCTGTCCGACAGGAGCGCCCATATGCCGTCCCAGCTTTCCGGCGGGCAGCAGCAGAGGGTCGCCATAGCGCGGGCTCTGTGCGCGGACCCGGCGGTGATTCTCGCGGACGAGCCCACCGGAAACCTTGACAGCAAAAACACCCTTGAGATTATGGACCTTCTGGGGCGGGTCAACGAGGAGGGAACAACGGTTGTGATGATCACCCACGAAAAGGATGTTGCGGACTCCTGCCGGAGGGTTGTCGCGATGAGGGACGGGAAGATAGTGTGA
- a CDS encoding DUF1285 domain-containing protein: MKTPSIFIDKKGRWFQDGVPITHRWTYLENNRNLRKSAGGGFEVAEGGVVIPVEVEDTPFVIVSAELTGEGIKVGINDETSELLTEGSILSVGTDNVPYALIKGGEFRARFLSPAYYAIADAAAPQSGGGFVVEFAGRRYSFPPR; encoded by the coding sequence GTGAAGACCCCTTCCATATTTATAGACAAAAAAGGCAGATGGTTTCAGGACGGCGTTCCCATAACCCACAGATGGACCTATCTTGAGAACAACCGCAATTTGCGCAAATCCGCGGGCGGCGGCTTTGAGGTTGCCGAGGGCGGGGTCGTCATTCCGGTTGAGGTTGAGGACACGCCCTTTGTGATAGTGTCCGCAGAGTTGACCGGCGAGGGCATAAAAGTCGGCATAAACGATGAGACCAGCGAACTGCTGACCGAGGGCAGCATCTTGAGCGTTGGCACGGACAATGTTCCCTACGCCCTGATAAAAGGCGGCGAGTTCAGGGCGCGTTTTCTGAGCCCCGCATACTACGCCATAGCGGACGCCGCCGCGCCGCAAAGCGGCGGCGGGTTCGTGGTTGAGTTTGCGGGCAGGAGATACAGTTTCCCGCCCCGGTAG
- a CDS encoding UDP-glucose/GDP-mannose dehydrogenase family protein: MKVGIIGTGYVGLVTGACFANSGNTVICADIDRGKIESLRGGVVPFHEPNLTELVRKNTSDGRLLFTDSPEDAIVSSDIIFIAVGTPQTENGSPDLSHVFAVAEQTGGLCRGDDYKLIVTKSTVPPGTTGRVREIMAGCGARDFDVASNPEFLKEGSAVADFLSPDRVVIGTDSPRAEAMLRSLYSPYMRRGERLISISIRSSEVSKYASNAMLATRISFMNEMAGFCEKMGASISEVRSVMAADERIGDKFLYPGVGYGGSCLPKDVRAVIDTAGGFGVDMKVCSATDAVNMSQRGVFLGKIRSAFPDGLAGVTFAFWGVSFKPNTDDIRESPAIYIMEELMSEGANVRAHDPVAFDGAAADSIPPAIVRVKTPYEACEGADALFVSTEWSQYRQPDFERVRAVMKSPVIFDGRNIYPRGEMEKMGFRYFCAGEPL, translated from the coding sequence TTGAAAGTAGGAATCATAGGAACGGGGTATGTGGGTCTGGTTACGGGCGCGTGTTTTGCCAACAGCGGCAACACCGTTATATGCGCCGACATAGACCGGGGCAAGATAGAATCCCTGCGCGGCGGCGTTGTGCCTTTCCACGAGCCCAACCTGACGGAACTTGTGAGGAAAAACACCTCAGACGGGCGGCTTTTGTTCACCGACAGCCCGGAGGACGCCATTGTGTCTTCCGACATCATCTTTATAGCGGTGGGGACACCGCAGACGGAAAACGGCTCGCCGGACTTGAGCCATGTCTTTGCCGTGGCGGAGCAGACGGGCGGCCTGTGCCGGGGCGATGACTACAAACTGATAGTAACAAAGAGCACCGTTCCCCCCGGAACAACCGGAAGGGTGAGGGAGATAATGGCCGGTTGCGGAGCGCGTGATTTTGATGTGGCGTCCAATCCCGAATTTCTCAAGGAGGGCTCGGCGGTTGCCGACTTTTTGAGTCCCGACAGGGTGGTCATCGGGACGGACAGCCCCCGCGCGGAGGCAATGCTGCGGTCGCTTTATTCCCCGTACATGAGGCGCGGGGAGCGGCTGATATCCATATCCATACGCTCATCCGAGGTTTCCAAATACGCCTCAAACGCCATGCTTGCGACGCGCATATCCTTTATGAACGAGATGGCGGGCTTTTGCGAAAAGATGGGGGCGAGCATATCGGAGGTGCGCTCCGTTATGGCGGCTGACGAAAGAATAGGAGACAAGTTTCTTTATCCCGGAGTGGGCTACGGCGGCTCGTGCCTGCCCAAGGATGTGAGGGCTGTCATTGACACCGCTGGGGGTTTCGGCGTTGATATGAAGGTCTGCTCCGCCACGGACGCGGTCAACATGTCTCAGCGCGGGGTTTTTCTCGGCAAGATAAGGAGCGCCTTTCCGGACGGGCTTGCCGGGGTTACTTTCGCCTTCTGGGGCGTTTCGTTCAAGCCCAACACCGATGACATAAGAGAGTCTCCCGCGATCTACATAATGGAGGAGTTAATGAGCGAAGGCGCAAATGTTCGCGCCCATGACCCAGTGGCGTTTGACGGCGCGGCGGCGGATTCCATACCTCCGGCAATAGTGAGGGTGAAAACCCCCTATGAGGCGTGCGAGGGCGCGGACGCGCTGTTTGTGAGCACGGAGTGGAGTCAATACAGGCAGCCGGATTTTGAAAGGGTTCGCGCGGTCATGAAGAGCCCCGTTATATTTGACGGCAGGAATATCTATCCGCGCGGGGAGATGGAGAAGATGGGGTTTCGCTACTTCTGCGCCGGAGAGCCTTTGTAG
- a CDS encoding GDP-mannose 4,6-dehydratase — MDVVVTGCAGFIGARVCGMLLDRGDRVAGMDDMNGLSYDPALKEKRLEELRNREGFLFRKADISDAARTEEFFSGLEGSFSPSAVINLAAHAGVRLSAEMPLEFYRTNVLGTINLLEVCRVGGIKKFVFISSSSVYGESGDGSSAEDSPTDKPLSPYAASKFAGEGICHSYHKIFGTDVTALRYFTVYGPAGRPDMSIFRFVRAVAEGEEIVVFGDGTQSRDFTFVDDAARATVLSLKETGFEAINIAGGASARLKDVIALIEGGLGKKAIIRNEPMHPADPLDTKANISKAEKVLGWKPQVGIEEGIKSCVDWYVENREWASRVKIPEV, encoded by the coding sequence ATGGATGTTGTTGTAACTGGTTGCGCGGGTTTTATCGGGGCGCGTGTGTGCGGAATGCTTCTTGACCGGGGCGACAGGGTTGCCGGAATGGATGACATGAACGGCCTCTCCTACGACCCTGCGCTTAAAGAGAAGCGTCTTGAGGAGCTCCGGAATCGCGAAGGATTTCTGTTCCGCAAGGCGGACATCTCGGACGCGGCGCGGACGGAGGAATTTTTCAGCGGTCTGGAGGGGTCTTTCTCTCCCTCGGCGGTTATAAACCTCGCCGCTCATGCGGGCGTGAGACTTAGCGCCGAGATGCCTCTTGAGTTTTACAGAACAAATGTGCTTGGCACTATCAACCTGCTTGAGGTGTGCCGGGTCGGCGGGATAAAGAAGTTTGTTTTCATATCGTCTTCAAGCGTTTACGGGGAAAGCGGAGACGGGTCGTCCGCCGAGGACAGCCCAACGGACAAGCCGCTTTCACCCTATGCCGCGTCCAAATTCGCCGGGGAGGGCATATGCCACTCATACCACAAGATCTTCGGGACGGACGTAACCGCGCTCAGGTATTTCACCGTTTACGGCCCCGCCGGAAGGCCGGATATGAGCATATTCCGGTTTGTGCGTGCCGTGGCGGAGGGGGAGGAGATAGTGGTTTTCGGAGACGGGACGCAGAGCCGGGACTTTACTTTTGTTGATGACGCCGCCCGCGCCACAGTGCTTTCCCTGAAGGAGACGGGTTTTGAGGCGATAAACATAGCGGGCGGCGCGTCCGCCCGTCTCAAAGACGTTATCGCCCTGATAGAGGGCGGGCTTGGAAAGAAGGCAATTATCAGAAATGAGCCGATGCACCCCGCCGACCCGCTTGACACAAAGGCGAACATATCAAAGGCGGAAAAGGTTCTGGGCTGGAAGCCGCAGGTGGGCATTGAAGAGGGCATAAAATCCTGCGTTGACTGGTATGTTGAAAACAGAGAGTGGGCAAGCCGGGTCAAGATACCGGAGGTGTAA
- the topA gene encoding type I DNA topoisomerase produces MAKSLVIVESPAKAKTIRRYLGSDYEVEASVGHVVDLSDKTHGRLGVDLENGFKPDYEVIKGKSKVIAALRKSAKGKDTVYLATDPDREGEAIAWHISQQLKLGDRARRVLVREITKEGVLETFKDTEQINQAKFEAQQARRILDRIVGYKVSPLLWKKIGGNLSAGRVQSIALGLVVKREREIEAFNPVEYWKIEARLRTAEGEVFSAHLRSFKGSEDEIPDESKALEIVRAVEGERFAVSSVDSKKLNMKPPAPFITSTLQREASTRLGFSVKKTMNLAQRLYEGIEIGSEGPVGLITYMRTDSVRLSERAIAEARSFIADRYGADFVPEKPNVAKVGKGAQDAHEAIRATSIERTPEEMAKFLERDQARLYELIWKRFAASQMSAAVDQKTTADITAGEAVFRAAGTVEMFAGWRAASPPAKRSGDTELLPALSEGDSLECEETLPTQHFTKPPARYNEASLVKDLESKGIGRPSTYASIISTIQDREYVVKENKALSPTRLGVAVNDYLVRDFPDIMDEKFTARVEERLDKVEQGNEKWDGILNDFYLDEDSGLKKRVETAENSANEVETTDINCDKCGKSMVVKRRRLGGEFLSCSGYPECKNASDFERDGDKITLKQTEEPEETGINCDKCGEPMVIKKRRSDGAEFLACSGYPKCKNASDFERDGGKIVPKQTEAPEEAGMECDKCGKPMLIRKRRKDGAEFLACSGYPKCKNASNFERLEDGSIKRIDRKRSDSRKQGKNG; encoded by the coding sequence ATGGCTAAATCCCTTGTAATAGTTGAGTCGCCCGCGAAGGCGAAGACGATAAGGCGCTACCTCGGCAGTGATTACGAGGTGGAGGCGTCCGTAGGGCATGTGGTTGACCTTTCGGACAAGACGCACGGCAGGCTGGGCGTTGACCTTGAAAACGGGTTCAAACCGGATTACGAGGTCATCAAGGGCAAAAGCAAGGTTATTGCGGCCCTCCGCAAATCGGCGAAAGGAAAAGACACCGTATATCTCGCCACAGACCCCGACAGAGAAGGCGAAGCAATCGCATGGCACATTTCGCAGCAACTGAAACTGGGCGACCGCGCCCGCCGGGTGCTTGTGCGCGAAATAACAAAAGAGGGCGTTCTTGAAACCTTCAAAGACACCGAACAGATCAATCAAGCCAAGTTTGAAGCCCAGCAGGCGCGGCGCATACTTGACAGAATAGTCGGCTACAAAGTGAGCCCGCTCCTGTGGAAAAAAATCGGGGGCAACCTCAGCGCGGGAAGAGTTCAGAGCATCGCGCTGGGTCTTGTCGTAAAAAGAGAGCGCGAAATAGAGGCGTTCAACCCCGTTGAATACTGGAAGATAGAGGCGCGTCTGCGGACGGCGGAAGGCGAGGTTTTCAGCGCCCATCTCCGCAGTTTCAAAGGTTCGGAAGACGAAATACCGGACGAAAGCAAAGCCCTTGAAATAGTGCGGGCGGTTGAGGGAGAGCGGTTTGCCGTCTCCTCCGTTGACAGCAAAAAACTGAACATGAAACCGCCCGCGCCGTTTATAACCAGCACTTTGCAGCGCGAAGCCTCAACCCGGCTGGGCTTTTCCGTGAAGAAAACAATGAATCTCGCCCAGCGCCTCTACGAGGGCATTGAGATTGGCTCGGAGGGTCCCGTGGGGCTGATAACCTACATGAGAACCGATTCCGTCCGCCTGTCGGAACGCGCCATCGCCGAGGCGCGGAGTTTTATCGCAGACAGATACGGCGCGGATTTTGTCCCCGAAAAGCCCAATGTCGCAAAAGTCGGCAAGGGCGCTCAGGACGCGCACGAGGCAATCAGGGCAACCTCAATAGAGAGAACCCCTGAGGAAATGGCAAAGTTTCTTGAAAGAGACCAGGCGCGTCTTTACGAATTAATATGGAAACGTTTCGCGGCAAGCCAGATGTCCGCCGCCGTTGACCAAAAGACAACCGCGGACATAACGGCGGGCGAGGCGGTTTTCCGCGCCGCCGGAACGGTTGAGATGTTTGCCGGATGGAGGGCGGCAAGTCCCCCGGCGAAAAGATCAGGCGACACGGAGCTGCTCCCCGCCCTCTCCGAAGGCGACAGCCTTGAATGCGAGGAAACCCTGCCCACCCAGCACTTCACAAAGCCCCCCGCCAGATACAACGAGGCGTCTCTGGTTAAAGACCTTGAGAGCAAAGGCATAGGCCGCCCGTCAACCTACGCCTCAATCATCTCCACAATACAGGACAGGGAGTATGTGGTTAAGGAAAACAAAGCCCTCAGCCCCACCCGGCTGGGCGTTGCCGTCAATGACTACCTTGTCAGGGATTTCCCTGATATTATGGATGAGAAGTTCACCGCCAGAGTGGAGGAGAGGCTGGACAAGGTTGAACAGGGCAACGAAAAATGGGACGGGATTTTGAACGACTTTTACCTTGACGAAGACTCCGGCTTGAAAAAACGGGTTGAGACGGCGGAGAATTCCGCAAACGAAGTGGAAACGACCGACATAAACTGCGACAAATGCGGCAAGTCCATGGTTGTGAAACGGCGGCGGCTCGGCGGCGAGTTTCTCTCCTGCTCTGGCTACCCGGAGTGCAAAAACGCATCCGACTTTGAAAGGGACGGAGACAAAATAACGCTCAAGCAAACCGAAGAGCCGGAGGAGACCGGCATAAACTGCGACAAGTGCGGCGAGCCGATGGTGATAAAGAAACGCCGGAGCGACGGCGCGGAGTTTCTCGCCTGTTCGGGCTACCCCAAGTGCAAAAACGCGTCCGATTTTGAAAGAGACGGCGGCAAAATCGTTCCCAAGCAGACCGAAGCGCCGGAAGAGGCGGGCATGGAGTGCGACAAGTGCGGCAAGCCCATGCTGATAAGGAAACGCAGAAAAGACGGCGCGGAGTTTCTTGCCTGTTCGGGCTATCCCAAGTGCAAGAATGCGTCCAACTTTGAGCGTCTGGAAGACGGCTCAATCAAGCGTATTGACAGGAAGAGGTCAGATTCCCGCAAGCAAGGCAAAAACGGCTGA